Proteins from a single region of Ziziphus jujuba cultivar Dongzao chromosome 1, ASM3175591v1:
- the LOC107425939 gene encoding uncharacterized protein LOC107425939, translating into MVLIELDQNPTLPKPSSSSSSTTADSAPNPDHRDAEDGFETASDGELGDSDNDGDEDHHHRLQAQQQQRQSRQHQEEDQLQREDEQIVSQNDDEELRQKALAQANDAKLEGNKLYVDGQYEEALSQYELALQFAPEMASSVEIRSTCYSNRAICFLKMEKYEDTIKECTKALGLNPSYMKALVRRAEAHEKLEHFEEAISDMKKILELDPFNDQAKRSIRRLQPLAEEKREKLKEEMIGKLKEMGNSLLGRFGMSTDNFKAVKDPNTGSYSISFQR; encoded by the exons ATGGTGCTGATAGAACTTGACCAAAATCCTACTCTCCCGAaaccctcttcttcttcctccagtACGACGGCGGATTCAGCTCCCAATCCCGACCACAGGGACGCCGAAGACGGCTTCGAAACGGCTAGCGATGGAGAACTCGGAGACAGCGACAACGATGGCGACGAGGACCACCATCACCGACTCCAGGCACAGCAGCAGCAACGACAATCTCGGCAACACCAAGAAGAAGACCAACTGCAACGGGAAGATGAACAAATTGTTTCTCAGAACGATGATGAGGAGCTCAGACAG AAAGCATTAGCACAAGCTAATGATGCAAAATTAGAAGGCAACAAACTTTATGTTGATGGACAGTATGAAGAGGCATTATCCCAGTATGAGCTTGCTCTACAATTTGCACCAGAGATGGCTTCATCTGTGGAGATACGTTCCACATGCTACTCAAATCGTGCCATATGCTTTTTAAAGATG GAAAAATATGAGGACACAATCAAGGAGTGCACAAAAGCATTGGGATTAAACCCTTCATATATGAAAGCTCTGGTAAGAAGAGCTGAGGCTCATGAAAAACTTGAGCATTTTGAAGAGGCTATTTCTG ATATGAAGAAAATCTTGGAGCTTGATCCCTTTAATGATCAAGCCAAGAGATCCATTCGTCGCTTGCAGCCACTTGCTGAAGAGAAGCGAGAAAAGTTGAAAGAGGAGATGATTG GAAAGCTAAAAGAAATGGGCAACTCATTGTTGGGCCGTTTTGGAATGAGTACTGACAACTTCAAAGCCGTCAAAGATCCAAACACTGGCTCCTACTCTATTTCATTTCAACGATAG